A stretch of Lathyrus oleraceus cultivar Zhongwan6 chromosome 6, CAAS_Psat_ZW6_1.0, whole genome shotgun sequence DNA encodes these proteins:
- the LOC127092501 gene encoding uncharacterized protein LOC127092501 isoform X1, with translation MNNPCDLGTPNSQSVVEQTKELQASCASKITNKKRKSPGLTTPLKKSSRPRKKALDSGGKGSTLPNVYRKIDLRLEEKLSAEENSKMFAGRQIHPFFSSWKVEKKSRDSAGSEGCLSDAKGRSGRTICGPIHVFEDIRDYTSSLDWSDWKFLGNTTVVDCGPESSNLSVMEGSVESLNFDNFLSGVKPPSTSISQNALSYSDKLSTLSENMKEMSPENSAVLANEPATCTLKPENAIVDLEMDDDSTVSGQACIFGKSDTEPPSMFLRERMSTFCHSCEDKAESSLWIHKYKPAKASEVCGNSESLKFLSDWLHLWHERRYQNKKGSSNKDHSDIPNVDSDYNCPDGGYASKDEGSLKNVLLITGPVGSGKSAAVYACAREQGFEVLELNASDCRNGAAVKQYFGDALGSHGVKGLVKHSVSLEKKTVTLLPASASPNVKADEEMADDMIEMTAISDDGTHSPGGTFQKLHDINDALTFDTVQTLILVEDVDILFPEDRGCIAAIQHIAETAKGPIILTSNNYNAGLPINLCRQRASFSLPLPDELLCHLFMVCGTEEVNFNPLLLEKFIHFCDRDIRKTIMHLQFWLQNKKYSTDKKVQTVYGSLPFDLEAGHKILPKMIPWSFPSELSKLIENEVSKSITIAENNSRWEGLVNEELCINDEKNSLDVQCTGTGYLEPKVEVMKRIGPITDCSEFDSQYSAITELSNCSGSPVTSSLQKDQGQLFVMSSDDMDEDPNNRHTVDVHDDAYTRQAHEGNTESFFKFLLNQSYANMSFCELLRSSLEDSEEEHCKYLDTTYDACLNKTDKSPDLAQFPEPCFVSETAIQNRIETKFGVESSGQLACPVDVSLDDELKPFSPRVCQRLAEVPQDPDFLVNTEIPKSSPRATSQDFTDVNMEIASASVYNTMDECSQTDSKLESKCVDCPSIEIDMVQNSWRKLRDCRTDLRQHATSEQIGAIEVVKLASGLSDLISEADLLFRNHQQKQCGIMEPPVFLADDVTFSWYDEQMMMSTVAVHGFCFYAKQIVDAGSIFGFENRVDVASEMLASTTNIMALGKLSRQDHTKTIHSYTKELLEMNNTRNGKKSSMQYNESRTPLFNVIRSIVPKRSSSAIKGIAFNEFLSSLRHISISEGFQMSQGVKNMRKGRRSAQHYLSRGKMMLSPEDISLMCEGDLYSKISSQYAANMENNTT, from the exons ATGAACAACCCCTGCGATCTCGGCACACCTAATTCTCAATCAGTAGTTGAACAAACCAAAGAGCTTCAAGCATCATGTGCGTCCAAAATCACCAACAAGAAAAGGAAATCCCCAGGATTAACCACTCCTCTGAAGAAATCCTCCAGG CCGAGGAAAAAAGCTTTGGATAGTGGCGGTAAGGGGAGTACTTTGCCTAATGTGTATAGGAAGATTGATTTGCGGTTGGAGGAGAAGTTGTCTGCTGAG GAAAATTCAAAGATGTTTGCGGGTCGGCAAATACATCCGTTCTTTTCATCGTGGAAGGTGGAGAAGAAATCTAGGGATTCAGCTGGTTCAGAAGGCTGTTTGTCTGATGCTAAGGGGAGGAGTGGAAGAACTATCTGCGGCCCTATTCATGTATTTGAAGATATTCGG GATTATACTTCATCTCTTGACTGGAGTGACTGGAAATTTTTGGGAAATACCACTGTTGTGGATTGTGGTCCAGAAAGTTCAAATTTATCTGTTATGGAGGGTTCTGTTGAATCCTTAAATTTTGATAACTTTCTTAGTGGTGTAAAGCCCCCGAGCACTTCAATTTCTCAGAATGCATTGTCTTATTCAGATAAGCTATCTACACTGTCAGAAAATATGAAGGAAATGTCACCAGAAAACTCAGCTGTGCTAGCTAATGAGCCAGCAACATGCACTTTAAAGCCGGAAAATGCCATAGTG GACTTGGAGATGGATGATGACAGTACTGTATCTGGGCAAGCgtgcatttttggaaaatcaGATACCGAGCCACCGAGTATGTTTCTTCGAGAAAG AATGAGCACTTTCTGCCATAGTTGTGAAGATAAGGCTGAGAGCAGCTTATGGATACACAAGTACAAACCAGCAAAAGCCTCAGAG GTTTGCGGTAATAGTGAATCCCTGAAATTCTTGAGTGACTGGTTACATCTTTGGCATGAAAGACGTTACCAAAACAAAAAGGGTTCCTCTAACAAGGATCATAGTGACATACCAAATGTGGATAGTGATTATAACTGTCCTGATGGTGGCTATGCTTCAAAAGATGAGGGTTCCCTGAAGAATGTTCTTTTAATTACAGGACCAGTTGGG AGTGGCAAATCTGCAGCTGTATATGCTTGTGCCCGAGAGCAAGGGTTTGAAGTTTTAGAG CTCAATGCATCAGACTGTCGAAATGGGGCTGCTGTCAAGCAGTATTTTGGAGACGCTCTTGGATCGCATGGTGTCAAAGG GTTAGTGAAACACTCTGTGAGTTTAGAGAAGAAAACTGTGACATTGCTGCCAGCTTCAGCTTCGCCTAATGTGAAAGCAGATGAAGAGATGGCTGATGATATGATTGAAATGACAGCTATATCCGATGATGGAACTCATAGTCCTGGTGGAACATTTCAGAAGTTGCACGACATTAATGATGCACTTACATTTGATACTGTCCAAACTTTAATTCTAGTTGAAGATGTTGACATCCTTTTTCCTGAAGACCGTGGATGTATTGCTGCCATACAACATATTGCCGAGACAGCAAAAGGGCCAATTATACTGACCAGCAACA ATTATAATGCTGGCCTGCCAATTAATCTCTGTCGACAACGCGCTTCTTTCTCTTTGCCATTGCCGGATGAGTTGCTTTGCCATTTGTTCATG GTTTGTGGCACAGAAGAAGTCAACTTCAATCCTCTTTTACTAGAGAAGTTTATCCATTTTTGTGACAGAGATATTCGTAAAACCATTATGCATCTTCAGTTCTGGCTGCAGAATAAAAAATATAGCACAG ATAAGAAAGTGCAGACAGTATATGGCTCACTTCCTTTTGATCTTGAGGCTGGTCATAAGATACTACCAAAGATGATACCGTGGAGTTTTCCCTCAGAGTTATCTAAACTAATTGAGAATGAAGTTTCCAAGTCAATAACCATAGCAGAAAATAACTCAAGGTGGGAAGGATTAGTTAACGAAGAGCTTTGCATAAATGACGAGAAAAATAGCTTAGATGTGCAGTGTACAGGAACTGGTTATTTAGAGCCCAAGGTAGAGGTCATGAAGAGAATTGGACCTATTACAGACTGCAGTGAGTTTGATAGTCAATATAGTGCTATCACTGAGCTTAGTAATTGTTCTGGATCCCCAGTAACATCGTCTTTGCAAAAGGACCAAGGTCAACTTTTTGTGATGTCCTCTGATGATATGGATGAGGATCCAAATAATAGACATACTGTAGATGTTCATGACGACGCTTACACGAGACAGGCCCATGAAGGCAACACTGAATCTTTCTTTAAGTTTTTATTGAATCAAAGCTATGCCAACATGTCTTTTTGCGAGCTGCTGCGTTCTAGTTTGGAAGATTCAGAGGAGGAACATTGTAAATATTTAGACACAACTTATGATGCATGCTTAAACAAAACAGATAAATCACCTGATCTGGCCCAGTTTCCAGAACCATGCTTTGTTTCTGAGACTGCAATTCAAAATAGAATAGAAACAAAATTTGGAGTAGAGTCTTCTGGGCAGCTCGCCTGTCCAGTAGATGTTTCTCTGGATGATGAACTGAAACCATTCTCTCCCAGGGTTTGTCAGCGCTTGGCCGAAGTGCCTCAAGATCCCGATTTTTTGGTGAATACTGAAATTCCCAAATCTTCTCCAAGAGCAACTTCACAAGATTTTACTGATGTGAACATGGAAATTGCATCTGCATCTGTTTATAACACGATGGATGAGTGCAGCCAAACTGATTCAAAGTTGGAGTCAAAGTGTGTTGACTGTCCATCTATTGAGATCGATATGGTGCAAAATTCGTGGAGGAAACTTCGTGATTGTCGAACAGATTTAAGACAGCATGCCACCTCAGAACAGATAGGTGCTATCGAAGTTGTTAAACTTGCTAGTGGGCTGAGCGATCTAATTTCAGAAGCTGACTTGTTGTTTCGTAATCACCAGCAAAAACAGTGT GGTATTATGGAACCTCCAGTTTTCCTGGCTGATGATGTCACATTTAGTTGGTATGATGAGCAAATGATGATGTCAACGGTTGCTGTACATGGTTTCTGCTTTTATGCCAAGCAAATAGTTGATGCTGGATCCATATTCGGTTTTGAGAACAGGGTAGACGTAGCTTCAGAGATGTTGGCTTCTACTACAAATATTATGGCTTTGGGGAAGTTATCTAGACAGGACCACACCAAAACAATACATAGCTATACTAAAGAGCTATTAGAGATGAACAACACAAGAAACGGAAAAAAGAG CAGTATGCAATACAACGAAAGCAGAACACCTCTGTTCAACGTAATCCGATCCATTGTTCCTAAAAGATCATCATCTGCAATTAAAGGCATTGCATTCAATGAATTCCTTTCTTCACTACGCCACATTTCAATTTCAGAGGGTTTCCAAATGTCACAAGGTGTTAAAAATATGAGAAAAGGAAG GCGAAGCGCTCAACATTATTTGAGCAGAGGTAAAATGATGTTGTCTCCCGAGGATATATCATTGATGTGTGAAGGTGATTTGTACAGCAAGATATCTTCACAGTATGCTGCTAACATGGAAAATAACACTACATGA
- the LOC127092501 gene encoding uncharacterized protein LOC127092501 isoform X2, translated as MNNPCDLGTPNSQSVVEQTKELQASCASKITNKKRKSPGLTTPLKKSSRPRKKALDSGGKGSTLPNVYRKIDLRLEEKLSAEENSKMFAGRQIHPFFSSWKVEKKSRDSAGSEGCLSDAKGRSGRTICGPIHVFEDIRDYTSSLDWSDWKFLGNTTVVDCGPESSNLSVMEGSVESLNFDNFLSGVKPPSTSISQNALSYSDKLSTLSENMKEMSPENSAVLANEPATCTLKPENAIVDLEMDDDSTVSGQACIFGKSDTEPPSMFLRERMSTFCHSCEDKAESSLWIHKYKPAKASEVCGNSESLKFLSDWLHLWHERRYQNKKGSSNKDHSDIPNVDSDYNCPDGGYASKDEGSLKNVLLITGPVGSGKSAAVYACAREQGFEVLELNASDCRNGAAVKQYFGDALGSHGVKGLVKHSVSLEKKTVTLLPASASPNVKADEEMADDMIEMTAISDDGTHSPGGTFQKLHDINDALTFDTVQTLILVEDVDILFPEDRGCIAAIQHIAETAKGPIILTSNNYNAGLPINLCRQRASFSLPLPDELLCHLFMVCGTEEVNFNPLLLEKFIHFCDRDIRKTIMHLQFWLQNKKYSTDKKVQTVYGSLPFDLEAGHKILPKMIPWSFPSELSKLIENEVSKSITIAENNSRWEGLVNEELCINDEKNSLDVQCTGTGYLEPKVEVMKRIGPITDCSEFDSQYSAITELSNCSGSPVTSSLQKDQGQLFVMSSDDMDEDPNNRHTVDVHDDAYTRQAHEGNTESFFKFLLNQSYANMSFCELLRSSLEDSEEEHCKYLDTTYDACLNKTDKSPDLAQFPEPCFVSETAIQNRIETKFGVESSGQLACPVDVSLDDELKPFSPRVCQRLAEVPQDPDFLVNTEIPKSSPRATSQDFTDVNMEIASASVYNTMDECSQTDSKLESKCVDCPSIEIDMVQNSWRKLRDCRTDLRQHATSEQIGAIEVVKLASGLSDLISEADLLFRNHQQKQCGIMEPPVFLADDVTFSWYDEQMMMSTVAVHGFCFYAKQIVDAGSIFGFENRVDVASEMLASTTNIMALGKLSRQDHTKTIHSYTKELLEMNNTRNGKKSMQYNESRTPLFNVIRSIVPKRSSSAIKGIAFNEFLSSLRHISISEGFQMSQGVKNMRKGRRSAQHYLSRGKMMLSPEDISLMCEGDLYSKISSQYAANMENNTT; from the exons ATGAACAACCCCTGCGATCTCGGCACACCTAATTCTCAATCAGTAGTTGAACAAACCAAAGAGCTTCAAGCATCATGTGCGTCCAAAATCACCAACAAGAAAAGGAAATCCCCAGGATTAACCACTCCTCTGAAGAAATCCTCCAGG CCGAGGAAAAAAGCTTTGGATAGTGGCGGTAAGGGGAGTACTTTGCCTAATGTGTATAGGAAGATTGATTTGCGGTTGGAGGAGAAGTTGTCTGCTGAG GAAAATTCAAAGATGTTTGCGGGTCGGCAAATACATCCGTTCTTTTCATCGTGGAAGGTGGAGAAGAAATCTAGGGATTCAGCTGGTTCAGAAGGCTGTTTGTCTGATGCTAAGGGGAGGAGTGGAAGAACTATCTGCGGCCCTATTCATGTATTTGAAGATATTCGG GATTATACTTCATCTCTTGACTGGAGTGACTGGAAATTTTTGGGAAATACCACTGTTGTGGATTGTGGTCCAGAAAGTTCAAATTTATCTGTTATGGAGGGTTCTGTTGAATCCTTAAATTTTGATAACTTTCTTAGTGGTGTAAAGCCCCCGAGCACTTCAATTTCTCAGAATGCATTGTCTTATTCAGATAAGCTATCTACACTGTCAGAAAATATGAAGGAAATGTCACCAGAAAACTCAGCTGTGCTAGCTAATGAGCCAGCAACATGCACTTTAAAGCCGGAAAATGCCATAGTG GACTTGGAGATGGATGATGACAGTACTGTATCTGGGCAAGCgtgcatttttggaaaatcaGATACCGAGCCACCGAGTATGTTTCTTCGAGAAAG AATGAGCACTTTCTGCCATAGTTGTGAAGATAAGGCTGAGAGCAGCTTATGGATACACAAGTACAAACCAGCAAAAGCCTCAGAG GTTTGCGGTAATAGTGAATCCCTGAAATTCTTGAGTGACTGGTTACATCTTTGGCATGAAAGACGTTACCAAAACAAAAAGGGTTCCTCTAACAAGGATCATAGTGACATACCAAATGTGGATAGTGATTATAACTGTCCTGATGGTGGCTATGCTTCAAAAGATGAGGGTTCCCTGAAGAATGTTCTTTTAATTACAGGACCAGTTGGG AGTGGCAAATCTGCAGCTGTATATGCTTGTGCCCGAGAGCAAGGGTTTGAAGTTTTAGAG CTCAATGCATCAGACTGTCGAAATGGGGCTGCTGTCAAGCAGTATTTTGGAGACGCTCTTGGATCGCATGGTGTCAAAGG GTTAGTGAAACACTCTGTGAGTTTAGAGAAGAAAACTGTGACATTGCTGCCAGCTTCAGCTTCGCCTAATGTGAAAGCAGATGAAGAGATGGCTGATGATATGATTGAAATGACAGCTATATCCGATGATGGAACTCATAGTCCTGGTGGAACATTTCAGAAGTTGCACGACATTAATGATGCACTTACATTTGATACTGTCCAAACTTTAATTCTAGTTGAAGATGTTGACATCCTTTTTCCTGAAGACCGTGGATGTATTGCTGCCATACAACATATTGCCGAGACAGCAAAAGGGCCAATTATACTGACCAGCAACA ATTATAATGCTGGCCTGCCAATTAATCTCTGTCGACAACGCGCTTCTTTCTCTTTGCCATTGCCGGATGAGTTGCTTTGCCATTTGTTCATG GTTTGTGGCACAGAAGAAGTCAACTTCAATCCTCTTTTACTAGAGAAGTTTATCCATTTTTGTGACAGAGATATTCGTAAAACCATTATGCATCTTCAGTTCTGGCTGCAGAATAAAAAATATAGCACAG ATAAGAAAGTGCAGACAGTATATGGCTCACTTCCTTTTGATCTTGAGGCTGGTCATAAGATACTACCAAAGATGATACCGTGGAGTTTTCCCTCAGAGTTATCTAAACTAATTGAGAATGAAGTTTCCAAGTCAATAACCATAGCAGAAAATAACTCAAGGTGGGAAGGATTAGTTAACGAAGAGCTTTGCATAAATGACGAGAAAAATAGCTTAGATGTGCAGTGTACAGGAACTGGTTATTTAGAGCCCAAGGTAGAGGTCATGAAGAGAATTGGACCTATTACAGACTGCAGTGAGTTTGATAGTCAATATAGTGCTATCACTGAGCTTAGTAATTGTTCTGGATCCCCAGTAACATCGTCTTTGCAAAAGGACCAAGGTCAACTTTTTGTGATGTCCTCTGATGATATGGATGAGGATCCAAATAATAGACATACTGTAGATGTTCATGACGACGCTTACACGAGACAGGCCCATGAAGGCAACACTGAATCTTTCTTTAAGTTTTTATTGAATCAAAGCTATGCCAACATGTCTTTTTGCGAGCTGCTGCGTTCTAGTTTGGAAGATTCAGAGGAGGAACATTGTAAATATTTAGACACAACTTATGATGCATGCTTAAACAAAACAGATAAATCACCTGATCTGGCCCAGTTTCCAGAACCATGCTTTGTTTCTGAGACTGCAATTCAAAATAGAATAGAAACAAAATTTGGAGTAGAGTCTTCTGGGCAGCTCGCCTGTCCAGTAGATGTTTCTCTGGATGATGAACTGAAACCATTCTCTCCCAGGGTTTGTCAGCGCTTGGCCGAAGTGCCTCAAGATCCCGATTTTTTGGTGAATACTGAAATTCCCAAATCTTCTCCAAGAGCAACTTCACAAGATTTTACTGATGTGAACATGGAAATTGCATCTGCATCTGTTTATAACACGATGGATGAGTGCAGCCAAACTGATTCAAAGTTGGAGTCAAAGTGTGTTGACTGTCCATCTATTGAGATCGATATGGTGCAAAATTCGTGGAGGAAACTTCGTGATTGTCGAACAGATTTAAGACAGCATGCCACCTCAGAACAGATAGGTGCTATCGAAGTTGTTAAACTTGCTAGTGGGCTGAGCGATCTAATTTCAGAAGCTGACTTGTTGTTTCGTAATCACCAGCAAAAACAGTGT GGTATTATGGAACCTCCAGTTTTCCTGGCTGATGATGTCACATTTAGTTGGTATGATGAGCAAATGATGATGTCAACGGTTGCTGTACATGGTTTCTGCTTTTATGCCAAGCAAATAGTTGATGCTGGATCCATATTCGGTTTTGAGAACAGGGTAGACGTAGCTTCAGAGATGTTGGCTTCTACTACAAATATTATGGCTTTGGGGAAGTTATCTAGACAGGACCACACCAAAACAATACATAGCTATACTAAAGAGCTATTAGAGATGAACAACACAAGAAACGGAAAAAAGAG TATGCAATACAACGAAAGCAGAACACCTCTGTTCAACGTAATCCGATCCATTGTTCCTAAAAGATCATCATCTGCAATTAAAGGCATTGCATTCAATGAATTCCTTTCTTCACTACGCCACATTTCAATTTCAGAGGGTTTCCAAATGTCACAAGGTGTTAAAAATATGAGAAAAGGAAG GCGAAGCGCTCAACATTATTTGAGCAGAGGTAAAATGATGTTGTCTCCCGAGGATATATCATTGATGTGTGAAGGTGATTTGTACAGCAAGATATCTTCACAGTATGCTGCTAACATGGAAAATAACACTACATGA